The proteins below come from a single Vanessa cardui chromosome 7, ilVanCard2.1, whole genome shotgun sequence genomic window:
- the LOC124531008 gene encoding cell division cycle protein 23 homolog, with protein MQPLLNTKGDIQIDLNQVKIDILHGIRECNDRGLIQTVKWLSELNYALKDHKLPHNNEIPNPADDGIIPEEKEAYTLAKSYFDCQEYDRAAHFIENCTSPKCVFVHRYSQYMSSEKKRSDNATDTGSENTESTQVLLDLLSFFKANRNSLDGYLLYLEGVVLKKLDLRSQAVTVLQAAVAAAPTLWAAWVELAGLANEYEALDSLQLPKHWMMYFFAAHAFVELKLSEQALEAYMVLAAAGFEKSTYITAQMAIAHHDRRDVDSSLALFRDLYQNDPYRLDNWDVYSHLLYLKEKRMELANLAQKAVSIDKYRVETCCVIGNYYSLRSEHQKAVLYFQRALSLDPQYLSAWILMGHEFIELQNSNAAIQCYRQAIDVNRNDYRAWNGLGQAYEILGLNGYCIYYYSRAAQLKPDDSRMLVSLGEAYEKMDKIPNALKCYYKAHSTGDIEGMALFKLAKLYEKSNMPNSAAAAYTAACQEPANAGSKELPAAQRYLAQYYLRFSLLDHASHYAYKCLEHESTKEAGKNILKTISEKRLAASTSSQTTSLPEDLPEAIKNASTSLANETPKTPFPSPNVTPDNFSTPMFSRKNSKYKM; from the exons ATGCAACCTTTACTTAATACAAAAGGGGATATTCAAATAGATTTAAACCAAGTTAAGATTGATATATTACATGGTATTCGGGAATGTAACGATCGTGGCTTAATACAAACAGTGAAATGGCTCTCAGAATTAAACTATGCACTTAAAGATCACAAACTCCCTCATAATAATGAAATCCCTAATCCTGCTGACGACGGAATTATACCAGAAGAAAAAGAAGCATATACTTTAGCAAAAAGTTACTTTGATTGCCAAGAATACGACAGAGCTGCGCATTTTATTGAAAACTGCACTAGTCCAAAGTGTGTGTTTGTTCATAGATATTCGCAATATATGTCCAGTGAAAAAAAAAGATCTGATAATGCAACGGATACTGGATCAGAGAATACTGAATCAACACAAGTATTACTCGATCTGTTATCGTTTTTTAAG GCTAATCGTAATTCTCTTGATGGGTACCTTTTATACTTAGAAGGAGTAGTTTTAAAGAAATTGGACTTAAGGAGTCAAGCAGTAACAGTGCTGCAAGCCGCTGTAGCTGCTGCACCAACTCTTTGGGCGGCATGGGTAGAACTTGCAGGCCTGGCTAATGAATATGAGGCTTTAGATTCTCTACAATTACCAAAACACTGGATGATGTACTTCTTTGCTGCTCATGCTTTTGTAGAACTAAAATTATCAGAACAAGCTCTAGAGGCATATATGGTTCTAGCAGCAGCAGGATTTGAGAAAAGTACTTACATTACTGCTCAAATGGCTATTGCACATCACGATAGGAGAG atgTAGATTCATCATTAGCATTATTTCGAGATTTATACCAAAATGACCCTTATCGTTTAGATAATTGGGATGTATACTCCCATCTCTTATATCTCAAAGAAAAAAGAATGGAATTAGCAAATCTCGCACAAAAGGCTGTTTCTATTGACAAGTACAGAGTTGAGACATGTTGTGTTATAG GTAATTATTACAGTCTAAGGAGTGAACATCAGAAAgcagttttatattttcaaagagCTCTATCTTTGGATCCTCAGTACTTATCAGCATGGATTCTTATGGGTCATGAATTCATTGAGTTGCAAAACTCAAATGCTGCAATACAGTGTTATAGACAAGCTATAG ATGTGAATAGAAATGATTACAGAGCTTGGAATGGTCTTGGGCAAGCTTATGAAATTTTAGGTCTAAATGGGTACTGTATATATTACTATTCAAGAGCAGCCCAGCTCAAACCAGATGATTCTAGAATGTTAGTGTCTCTCGGAGAAGCTTATGAAAAAATGGATAAAATTCCTAATGCACTTAAATGCTATTATAAAGCACATAGCACAGGAGATATTGAAGGCATGGCTTTATTTAAATTGGCAAA gTTATACGAAAAGTCCAACATGCCGAACAGTGCGGCGGCGGCGTACACTGCGGCGTGTCAGGAGCCCGCCAACGCCGGCAGCAAAGAGCTACCCGCTGCGCAGCGCTACCTCGCGCAATATTACCTTCGATTTTCGCTGCTAGACCATGCCTCGCATTATGCCTATAAATGCCTTGAACATGAAAGT ACCAAAGAAGCtggaaaaaatatactaaaaacaatATCAGAAAAACGTTTGGCCGCATCCACCTCTTCACAAACAACAAGTTTACCAGAAGACTTACCAGAAGCAATCAAAAATGCTTCCACTTCATTAGCAAACGAAACACCGAAAACCCCATTCCCTAGTCCCAATGTTACTCCCGACAACTTTTCAACGCCCATGTTTTCAAGAAAaaacagtaaatataaaatgtga
- the LOC124531179 gene encoding arf-GAP domain and FG repeat-containing protein 1 has product MAASRRKQDDKNLEILRELISLNGNKYCLDCNQRGPTYVNTTIGSFVCSKCSGMLRGLTPPHRVKSISMATFTPEEIEFIKVRGNDYCRRVWLGLYEGESVNFTDEQSVKDFMSDKYEKKRYYLESSVNTTVTNGGSSIKNKIKTKSTSSNMIGVATPLISISPQAKTSNNNNNVVNIAKVISNITPVNETNHKLPRPVNNLAQPSLTKIAHIPANVQNPVPVPDFPVDFSTANIFNSAQYNSSMNNMNNNFMAQPVSSNTSFNAFGSSPTSSNDRYAALADLDLALRQQNMKNMEDTNNINKNPFQSTNTNDLFGNKNPFFNGGWSTATAPIQVNPFMPANNGAFVNSKNPFL; this is encoded by the exons ATGGCTGCAAGCCGTCGCAAACAAGATGACaaaaatttagaaattttaCGTGAACTTATATCATTAAATggcaataaatattgtttagacTGTAATCAAAGAGGGCCTACATATGTGAATACTACTATTGGTTCTTTTGTGTGTTCAAAATGTTCGGGAATGTT GCGTGGTCTTACCCCTCCTCATCGTGTGAAATCTATTTCCATGGCTACATTTACGCCAGAAgaaatagaatttataaaagTGAGAGGAAACGATTATTGCAGACGCGTGTGGTTAGGACTCTACGAGGGTGAAAGTGTAAACTTCACCGATGAACAAAGCGTCAAAGATTTTATGTCTGATAAGTACGAAAAGAAGCGATATTATTTAGAATCTTCGGTGAATACGACAGTCACGAATGGCGGTTcatcaataaagaataaaattaagacAAAATCGACAAGTAGTAATATGATAGGAGTAGCCACTCCTCTGATATCGATCTCACCTCAGGCGAAAACGtccaacaacaataataatgtgGTTAATATTGCAAAAGTCATAAGCAACATAACACCTGTAAATGAAACCAACCATAAATTGCCGAGGCCTGTGAATAATTTAGCACAACCTTCTTTGACTAAAATAGCTCATATTCCAGCCAATGTTCAAAACCCAGTCCCTGTACCTGA ttttcCAGTAGATTTTTCCACtgcaaacatttttaacagTGCCCAATATAACAGCAGTATgaacaatatgaataataacTTTATGGCTCAACCTGTATCTTCAAACACATCCTTTAATGCATTTGGTTCCTCACCTACTTCATCCA ATGATCGCTATGCTGCATTAGCTGACTTAGATTTGGCTCTAAGACAGCAGAATATGAAAAATATGG aagacactaataatataaataagaatccCTTTCAAAGCACAAATACCAATGAtctttttggaaataaaaatcCATTCTTCAATGGAGGCTGGAGTACAGCCACAGCCCCAATACAAGTCAACCCATTCATG CCTGCAAACAATGGGGCATTCGTCAATTCCAAGAATCCTTTCCTCTGA
- the LOC124531263 gene encoding asparagine synthetase domain-containing protein CG17486 isoform X1, which yields MCGIFCEIRQHNQSYKDEKILNRLRNRGPDCTHSIEVVVNNDISIYFCGTVLWMQGSEPTKQPIENDVGILLFNGDIFYNNWSNDPSLSDTQILLDKLSNCSSEDVILTVRLFKGPFSLIYYNKHTQILYFSRDRIGRNSLLFHKADGSYIISSVLGRKYPCIEIAASYMYELDVVKNMLNLYSWETSIQVFNTYHVDDWLKLAQIQQSLPDEELNDDLEGTFDLNEEDGIIKVIEEITQNEKNKLIILERLLLNNFIFKTVTDITSLLEKSVRVRVDTQPKRCKNCIKSEVSCSHCTTGILFSGGLDCTILSLIADKYVPKDQPIDLINVAFKTKNNDSYDVPDRITGRQSFEELKRICSSRKWIFREVNVPKEDLEEYQSSIIGDLVYPRRTILDESLGSALWFAARWDDELDLSPCRILLIGSGADELYGGYMRHRQSLKRRGWLGLSQELLKDWKRISYRNLARDNRVICDHGRQPRMPYLDEDHVNYVLKLKPWLKCFPSENLECGLGDKLMLRLVALHIGLKNSATLPKRALQFGSRIANKKEKGSDLSKTFI from the exons ATGTGTGGGATTTTTTGTGAGATTCGACAGCACAATCAAAGCTATAAA GATGAAAAGATTTTAAACCGCCTAAGAAACAGAGGACCAGATTGTACACATTCCATTGAGGTTGTAGTTAACAatgatataagtatttatttttgtggtaCTGTGCTTTGGATGCAAGGTTCTGAGCCCACAAAACAACCAATTGAAAATGATGTTGGTATACTTTTATTCAATGgtgacatattttataataattggtcCAATGATCCCAGTTTAAGTGACACTCAAATTTTACTAGACAAATTAAGTAAT TGTTCTTCTGAGGATGTTATTTTAACTGTTAGGTTATTTAAGGGTCCATTCAGtttaatctattataataaacatacacaGATATTATATTTCTCGAGAGATAGAATTGGACGTAACTCATTACTATTTCATAAAGCTGATGGCTCTTATATTATTAGTAGTGTGTTgg gtagAAAATATCCTTGCATTGAGATAGCAGCTTCCTACATGTATGAGCTTGATGtggttaaaaatatgttgaatttgTATTCATGGGAAACCAGTATTCAAGTTTTTAATACTTATCATGTTGATGATTGGTTAAAATTAGCTCAAATACAACAAAGTTTACCAGATGAGGAACTTAATGACGATTTGGAAGGCACATTTGATTTAAATGAagag gaTGGCATTATTAAGGTAATAGAAGAAATTACTCAGAATGAAAAAAACAAGTTAATCATTTTGGAAAGGCTCTTGttgaacaattttatatttaaaactgtaacagATATAACATCATTGCTAGAAAAAAGTGTGAGGGTGAGAGTTGATACACAACCAAAAAGatgtaaaaattgtataaaaagtgAAGTCTCATGTTCGCATTGTACAACTGGAATACTTTTTTCTGGTGGTTTGGATTGCACTATTCTATCATTAATTGCTGATAAATATGTACCAAAAGATCAACCTATAGACCTTATAAATGTGGCttttaagacaaaaaataatgattctTATGATGTACCAGATAGAATAACTGGTCGGCAATCATTTGAAGAACTAAAAAGGATTTGTAGTTCCAG AAAATGGATCTTTCGGGAAGTGAATGTGCCAAAAGAAGATTTAGAGGAATATCAATCTTCAATCATTGGAGATCTTGTATATCCAAGGCGTACCATATTAGATGAAAGCCTTGGTTCAGCTCTGTGGTTTGCTGCTCGCTGGGATGATGAACTGGATCTTTCACCGTGTAGg atCTTGCTAATTGGATCAGGTGCTGATGAATTATATGGTGGTTATATGAGGCATAGACAATCCTTGAAACGTCGCGGTTGGTTGGGATTATCACAGGAATTGTTGAAAGATTGGAAAAGAATTTCATATAGAAATCTTGCAAGAGACAACAGGGTTATATGTGATCATGGTAGACAGCCAAGAATGCCATATTTAGATGAAGATCATGTGAATtatgtattgaaattaaaaccTTGGCTTAA aTGCTTTCCAAGTGAAAATTTAGAATGTGGACTTGGAGACAAGCTCATGTTGAGATTAGTTGCACTACATATAGGACTTAAAAATTCAGCAACCTTACCCAAAAGAGCCCTGCAGTTTGGCTCAAGAATTgctaataaaaaagaaaaaggcaGTGATTTGTCTAAAACATTTAtctga
- the LOC124531263 gene encoding asparagine synthetase domain-containing protein CG17486 isoform X2, with protein MYELDVVKNMLNLYSWETSIQVFNTYHVDDWLKLAQIQQSLPDEELNDDLEGTFDLNEEDGIIKVIEEITQNEKNKLIILERLLLNNFIFKTVTDITSLLEKSVRVRVDTQPKRCKNCIKSEVSCSHCTTGILFSGGLDCTILSLIADKYVPKDQPIDLINVAFKTKNNDSYDVPDRITGRQSFEELKRICSSRKWIFREVNVPKEDLEEYQSSIIGDLVYPRRTILDESLGSALWFAARWDDELDLSPCRILLIGSGADELYGGYMRHRQSLKRRGWLGLSQELLKDWKRISYRNLARDNRVICDHGRQPRMPYLDEDHVNYVLKLKPWLKCFPSENLECGLGDKLMLRLVALHIGLKNSATLPKRALQFGSRIANKKEKGSDLSKTFI; from the exons ATGTATGAGCTTGATGtggttaaaaatatgttgaatttgTATTCATGGGAAACCAGTATTCAAGTTTTTAATACTTATCATGTTGATGATTGGTTAAAATTAGCTCAAATACAACAAAGTTTACCAGATGAGGAACTTAATGACGATTTGGAAGGCACATTTGATTTAAATGAagag gaTGGCATTATTAAGGTAATAGAAGAAATTACTCAGAATGAAAAAAACAAGTTAATCATTTTGGAAAGGCTCTTGttgaacaattttatatttaaaactgtaacagATATAACATCATTGCTAGAAAAAAGTGTGAGGGTGAGAGTTGATACACAACCAAAAAGatgtaaaaattgtataaaaagtgAAGTCTCATGTTCGCATTGTACAACTGGAATACTTTTTTCTGGTGGTTTGGATTGCACTATTCTATCATTAATTGCTGATAAATATGTACCAAAAGATCAACCTATAGACCTTATAAATGTGGCttttaagacaaaaaataatgattctTATGATGTACCAGATAGAATAACTGGTCGGCAATCATTTGAAGAACTAAAAAGGATTTGTAGTTCCAG AAAATGGATCTTTCGGGAAGTGAATGTGCCAAAAGAAGATTTAGAGGAATATCAATCTTCAATCATTGGAGATCTTGTATATCCAAGGCGTACCATATTAGATGAAAGCCTTGGTTCAGCTCTGTGGTTTGCTGCTCGCTGGGATGATGAACTGGATCTTTCACCGTGTAGg atCTTGCTAATTGGATCAGGTGCTGATGAATTATATGGTGGTTATATGAGGCATAGACAATCCTTGAAACGTCGCGGTTGGTTGGGATTATCACAGGAATTGTTGAAAGATTGGAAAAGAATTTCATATAGAAATCTTGCAAGAGACAACAGGGTTATATGTGATCATGGTAGACAGCCAAGAATGCCATATTTAGATGAAGATCATGTGAATtatgtattgaaattaaaaccTTGGCTTAA aTGCTTTCCAAGTGAAAATTTAGAATGTGGACTTGGAGACAAGCTCATGTTGAGATTAGTTGCACTACATATAGGACTTAAAAATTCAGCAACCTTACCCAAAAGAGCCCTGCAGTTTGGCTCAAGAATTgctaataaaaaagaaaaaggcaGTGATTTGTCTAAAACATTTAtctga